Within Vicia villosa cultivar HV-30 ecotype Madison, WI linkage group LG1, Vvil1.0, whole genome shotgun sequence, the genomic segment atttgaaataacttcaaaattaattgatttttttaaaaattttaatatccaatttttttatataaaataataaaatatcaaaagtaacattttaataataattattcaaactaaatttttatttgaaattttcataaaaattttttttagaatttttttttacgaAAAGTTATAATACactatcatttttttatttagaaaagCTAAAATAAATGGgcctataatttataatttttaagtttaaatGTAATTTTTTACATCGtaaaattttttattcaatttatttttatttaaatgtacctaagaaaaattaattttaccATACTCAATTTCGAAatcaattctattcatcataAGCACACATTAAATTCATATAAAAgggtattaaaaattaaattttaatataaaaattaattctacttcaaaaattaataatttagaatcAATTCTCagaataaaatcaaatctaattaaaaaaaaatcaaatatctctaaattattacaaaattaattctacaccttaaaaatatttttgtctctctcaagaagaaaaaaaaaccaaatatATACATACAGTTATCTCTCTTTTAATTGCCATTTGCCACAAATTCCTTCCCATATTGAAGTTCAATCTTCTCCTGCCACTAGTATTATAATATTACTGTCAGAGTCAGAACACCAAGACTCTTTCCAGACCAACACCACAACACATTGTTCCTTCCTTCATAAATCTCTCTTTATTCTTATTAAATTCTTATTAaactataaacaaataaataatttctcattttctatTTAAACTATTCGTCCACAACTGGTTTTACTTTCTCCCGCAGAAACGAACCAAAACCACCCAACCAACTCCACGCCAGAGTGTAAGAAGATGGAATCTCCATCAACGAATGAAGACAGAAAGAAAGTAGCAGTTAGGTCATCGATCGTCGAGTCGATTCGCGGCTGCGGCCTCTCCGGCATGCGTATTGACAAAGAAGACTTGAAGAAGCAGCTCACCATGCCGCAGTATCTTCGCTTCGCAATGCGTGATTCCATTCGTCTTCTGGATCCTGCCGCCGGTGAGCCTCGTTACCGGAACCGTGCAGAAGGAGAAGAATCTACTGTTCCTTCTTCTCCTATGGTGGTTTTTATTAACTCACGTAGCGGCGGCCGGCACGGTCCCGCTCTTAAACTGAGGCTCCAGCAACTCATGAGCGAAGAACAGGTACTGAAATAAAATTTACTCTCTCAAATTTCAATTTCCGTTGTTCGTGTTGTATGAATTGAATGAATCGAATGTTAGTAAACAGAGTCAATcatgaaattgttgttgttggatCTTGTTTAAGAAGTTCTGAAACTAGTGATGATAGTGATGATTCTAGTTAAATCTGTGATTTGATGCATGTGGTTTTTGTGTTCAAATTTTTTTTCTACTGAAATTTGTTACTGTTTCTGTGTTCAAATTTGTTACTGAAATTTGGTTGATGATTGCAGGTTTTTGATCTATCAGATGTGAAGCCTCATGAATTTGTAAAGTACGGATTGGCTTGTTTGGAGATGTTGGCTGCTCTAGGTGATTCTTGTGCTAAAGAAGTTCGTCAAAAACTCAGGGTTATGGTAGGTTGATAGAATCACTGACACTGTAAAGGTACACTGGGCAGTATACTTAGTTGTATAAGTTCCTGTGATTCTTGCTCCTTTCGTAGTATTATTTATAGCACTAGTGAAAGTGATAAAACTGGGCTTCTGAGTTCAATTTTTTCCTGCTTTGTTGTGCATACTTAATTAAGTGTATGTTTGGTGACTCTGTGAGTCACATCTACCTTGCGTTTATGGATCACTTTACCGTGTTTTTCTAAAGCTAAGAATGCTAGCTTCTAGCTAACGGGCGGCATGACCGTGATTCTTAAGTAATTCCAAACATAGGCTAAGAAAATTGGGGATTTACTATAATTAGAACGATTATTTAGTTTATTCAATTGTTTTTCCTTTCTAAAAACAAGAGAGATAGATGAAATATGATTCACAAGGGAAtgattatgtatttatttttaattgaaaaaatggGATTGAATGTCAGAGATGATAGTTAGCCTTAATGGTGATACACGTTAGTATGCGATGATGAGTTCACATAGTAGATATCATAATACTACCATTCCTATTGTAGCAATCACATTGGATGAAAGAAACTGGTTGATTGGACAGGTTGCTGGAGGTGACGGTACAGTTGGTTGGGTGTTAGGATGTCTTACAGAACTTCGCCAGCTAGGTCGAGAACCAGTTCCTCCGATCGGGATCGTACCACTTGGTACTGGCAATGACCTCTCTAGGAGTTTTAATTGGGTAAGCATATATATGCTTTGATAAAATATTTTCCAACACCCCCCTCAAGTTGGTGCATAGATATCTATCATGCCCAACTTGTCTATCAAATGTTCAATGGTAAGCCATCTCAAACTTTTGGTGCATAGATATCCGCAGTTTGCTGACTTGAAGTCTATCTTTTTTTTGTGACTTCAAGTCAGCAAACTAGGGATATTCTGACCAAAAATTTGACATGGCTTACCTTTGAGTATTTGATAGACAAGTTGGACATGATAATATCTATGCACCAACTTGAGAGGGTgttggaaaatattttatttccctatttcattgtttttaattattctccttttatttttctttattctccATTAAGGTGAGAATTAATTGTAATTTATAGTATTCTCACTATATAAACCAGGCTGAGAATTAAAACACAACAACATTTtacattcttttcaaaattttgGTTAAATGCATGTTGGGTCTACTGCTCATTTCTTTTACTGATATTTATCAGGGTGGTTCATTTCCTTTTGCTTGGAGGTCAGCTATCAAGAGAATTCTACAAAAGGCTAGTGCTGGACCAGTTCATAGTTTGGATAGGTaaagtatattttatttttggttgaCCAAGTTTATTTTGGTGGTCAATATGAAGTcactaaattaaatatattagtcCTTAGTAGTTTCATGGAAAACATGAGGATAGTAAATTCAAAATTCCCTTTGTAACTTCCATGGCAACACAAATGGACCTCTATATATTTGTAGAATTTTGATTTTCATATGGAGATAGAATCAATTCTCTTTGCCGTGTAATTCATACAcaaacaacaaccaagccttatcccactaagtggggcggctacatggatcaaaatCCGCCATAGTATTCTATCCAAGACCATGCTTCTATCCAATTCGTTAATCTCAAGACTTTTCTTAATAGTTTCTTGTTATGTAGTTCATATATAAATTAATGTATGTTTTCCTCCTTTTAATGTAGTTGGCGACTTTCCATTACAATGCCTGAAGGCACACCCGTTAAACCACCACATTGTTTGAAGCATGCAGAAGAGTTCACTTTTGATCAGGTTGTGGGTTTGGTTTAATATGTCATAAATTTGAGTCTGCACCCAGTTTTTACAATcagtttataatatatttttcattcaaattttttttttgcttGTGTCATCAATTTTTTACAATCAGTTTATTTTTGTCTGTTGTACACAGGGCATAGAAATTGAGGGAGAACTGCCTGAGAAAGTTGCAAGTTATGAAGGCGTGTACTATAATTACTTCAGCATAGGTACTTTGATCTATACATCCAGTGTTGTATTGGTGCCTGAAATGGAGATTTGTTTGTTGATGTCATGTCTATTTTGATGCTTTAGATGGTAGTTGAGAATAATCATAGATATTCAAGAATGACGTTATATACATGATGAATATATACTAAATGCTATATGTTAATCCCATGAAACATTAATTTGAAGACAAATTACTCTCTTCTTGGAAATCACGTATCCGGGAGAATACTTCAAGATTGGAGTTACTGGCTTATCAAACTGGCCACACATATTTTTCATCCTTTACTCTATGGCATATTTTTCATCTCCCAAGTTTAGCTTTTGGAGACTAAAATATTTTCTGCAACATCAGCTTCAGAAGCTTAAACAAGCTGTGACACGATGGCCTTCGGGATTTCCTCACTGAATTGAAATGGGAATAACTTGTACCTgagattttatgttgttttgctTTTCCTTCCCTGCCTGTGTGGAACTGTGTATGTGAGTGTGTATGtaatgtgaagagacttaaaatGTGACAAGTTTTCTTGGCTTAGGATGTTAATTTAGGATGGAAATATATTAAGTTGCCTCAAATCTTTAATCTGTATTACTGAGCAATCTCAGTATTTCTTGCTATGTTGTACAGGAATGGATGCCCAAGTTGCTTATGGCTTCCATCATCTACGTGATGAAAAACCCTACCTTGCAAGTGGTCCAATTGCAAATAAGGTATTTGATCACTGGAACAATTGGATGTCTTTTATAAATTCAGTTACCTTCTTGCTTGCTTTAGTTTATTTGATGTTACATTTTTGAGCCAGCAATCTATATTTTTTTACAGTGGACTTAGTTTACCACGAACAATATAATATTCATGTTAAAAGTCAAATAGCTACCATGTCTCCTAAAATGATATAATAGATTTCTTTCAATAAAAGATTGTGAATAATGTTATTCTTTTTGGTTGCAGATTATTTATTCTGGTTACAGTTGTACTCAGGGATGGTTCTTCACACCTTGCACAAGTGATCCAGGTCTAAGGTAAGACATGGCAACTAATGTAGTTTTATCCTTGCTATAAATCTGAAAAAGGAAAAAGTTATTGTGATGAATTTTCCTTCTTGTTTTTTCACCTTACGTGGATGGCGCAAGCAAAACTTTGGAACATATCCATTCTGATGGGATATGCCAATGTGTCAATTTATGAATTTAGTAATTAGACTCCCTTTTCAATGCTGTTACTCACCAGCATTCTTACTAGGGATTTCAGCATGGTTGGAGGATGCAGTACAAGTTATCTTTGTTTATTGATATGCAAGATTAACTTGGATTGTCTACAGATGTTTTGCTGAAACTCATTTCCATGTGGATGAAGAAATGGTTTCTTTAAAACTTAGCATGTGATCCTACCTATggtaaattcaaagaaaattttaATTGAGAAATTTTATGGCTATATAGTTACTAGAGAAGGTCAAATTTACCTTTTAGCCATTTGATCATTTGTTTCTTTTAAGAGGATTTGGGACATGACTGGATATTAGTTTAAGGTATCTAAATTTGTGGATATGAAGATTAACTTCGATTATCGTTAGTTGTTAGACAGTTATGTTGAAACTCATTTCCAAATGGCCAAAGAGATGGTTCCTTAGCATATATCATGCAGCCTCATGTCATCTGTGGTAGATTCATAGAAAGCCTTAATTGAGAAAATGATATGGTTGAACTCCAAAAAGATGACATATGTTACATCAGACTAGATCAAATTTACCTTTGGGGAAATTATTCACTTTCTTCTTTTAAGAGGACTTGAGATATAGTAACTAAAATTTTTAGGGTCCCAATCGAGTATGTGGGCCTAAATAGACAATTAAGTAACTGGTTGCACAATCCCATTATGTGAAGAGTGATTTTATCGAAATATAGGGTGAGATGTGTGGTATCATCTTGTTCATGAGAACCTGAGGAAGAATCATATCTTCTTTTGGGAGTTTTGCTGTGGGAATATAAGGGTTTTATCTTCTGGAATATTTTCCTTTTCAATCAATAATACAATCTCATTTTCTCTCTTAATTTCGGGTTCCTATCAAATAATTGTCATAACACTTTTGGTTCAGTGCTGATTGACTTGGATTTGCCATTTAACATTGTTGGAGTAACTGTGTGTTTactattatgtttatttttactCTTACCCTATTTTCTATTATAATAATATTCTCTTAAAATTAAGGAGAAAATTAAGTTGTAATTCTCCTATATATACACGCTAATACGCTATTGCTAAAGAATAAAACATAATAGCAAATCCTAttttctaatatggtatcagagtccATTGATCACTATGGGCCACCCACTGTTTATCTCCACACGCCAACCTCAATAgtgctgggcgtgagggggtgtattgATAAATTTTCAAGTTTcacattggttagagatagaGCTTGAAAAGACTTTATATAGAGTGACCctcctcaccttacaagccgggTTTGTagagatgagttaggtcaaactctaattatcagagcctggtttaagATCCGCTGGGCCGTCTCCTATCGGTCCACGCACCATTTATATCCATGTTTTAGATGTCCAGTCCTAGGCGGGAGGGTGTGTTAAGAGTACCAGATCAGACAAATGGTCTGAACACTTGTTTATTTTATAAGTGGGAGAAATCTTCACCTTACATATATCGGTTTTAtaaggttgagttaggcccaaccctaCTCTAAGAAACATGAATATATGGATTTGGCCTTCCTCTGCATTCACTTTATCCTTTATACGCCTTCTCATAATGTGTATGTGTTttcacttctttgatgtgtattttgCTTTAAGAAATAGGAATGATTTGCCTAATTATAGAACCAAGTAATGTCTTTTTCTCGTGGGTTTGGTTCAATTTCCCCTACATTTtgtattttttctaattttttatcaaCGAATTGTGGTACATTTGCAAGTTAGTGGGAATGGTGCCAACTGCGAACATAGTTGGGATGACTCTCATTTGCCTTTTCATAccattctgtttttttttttaaatgtgtatTTTTGCCTTAAGAAAACATTTTCCTACATGGATGAGTTATGTATTTTGGATAATAAGGATAATAACAGTACTTTAGAATATCCTCACcagtatatttaaaaaaattcttctGATATTAGGGGGCTTAGAAATATTTTGCGGATGCATATCAAAAGGGTCAACAGCTCAGAGTGGGAGGCAGTTACAATTCCTAAAAGGTGCGTTTCTTATCGTAAGGCATACTTATTGTTCTTTATTATCAACCGGTAAACAAATCAATGTTTCCATACTAGCATTATTACCCTATTACCATTTTGTAGTTTTTTGTTAGCAATTGTGCATTTATTCATTACTCGTAGTTTTGGCTTGTTTTAGTTATGCTattctaaattctttactttacCTTCTATGTATTTAATAGAGCTGCAATATCTTTTGTGAACTTTTTGATTTGATAATGTTTCTGTGGATTCCTTTCAGTGTAAGGGCAATAGTTGCTTTGAATCTTCATAGCTATGGAAGTGGTAGAAACCCATGGGGTAAACCGAAACCCGAATATTTGCAGAAGGTATTGTATTGTTGTAGCTTGAGATAATACTGATTGAAGTGATTGTTGGAAAGCATTCCTGCTCATGCTGGGATGATAATTAAACCCATACAAATGGATACCTATTAAAATTACTCACGACAACAACTAGGTTTCTTACCTTTCAAATGTGTCCTAGAATCTATGCCTGAGTAACATCCCACAAACTTTTGCGGGTATATATGCTGGTATGAGTACTAATGTACTAAGTACTCGGCCCTAATAGTATGTTTATTAAGCTTATTTTCCA encodes:
- the LOC131628070 gene encoding diacylglycerol kinase 7-like, which translates into the protein MESPSTNEDRKKVAVRSSIVESIRGCGLSGMRIDKEDLKKQLTMPQYLRFAMRDSIRLLDPAAGEPRYRNRAEGEESTVPSSPMVVFINSRSGGRHGPALKLRLQQLMSEEQVFDLSDVKPHEFVKYGLACLEMLAALGDSCAKEVRQKLRVMVAGGDGTVGWVLGCLTELRQLGREPVPPIGIVPLGTGNDLSRSFNWGGSFPFAWRSAIKRILQKASAGPVHSLDSWRLSITMPEGTPVKPPHCLKHAEEFTFDQGIEIEGELPEKVASYEGVYYNYFSIGMDAQVAYGFHHLRDEKPYLASGPIANKIIYSGYSCTQGWFFTPCTSDPGLRGLRNILRMHIKRVNSSEWEAVTIPKSVRAIVALNLHSYGSGRNPWGKPKPEYLQKKGFVEADVADGLLEIFGLKQGWHASFVMVDLISAKHIAQAAAIRLELRGGGWKNAYLQMDGEPWKQPISKDFSTFVEIKREPFQSLVVGGK